Proteins co-encoded in one Plasmodium reichenowi strain SY57 chromosome 10, whole genome shotgun sequence genomic window:
- a CDS encoding ADP-ribosylation factor, putative produces the protein MGLIFSSIFSRLFSNKEVRILILGLDNAGKTTILNRLQLGEVIQTIPTIGFNVETVNYKNLKLQVWDLGGQSSIRPYWRCYYKNTNAIIYVIDSSDSERLNSTKYEINMILKEIDLEGVLLVIFANKQDIQNALSIAQISKDLNLTSIRDRQWAIFSTSATKNIGITEALDWLVNNIK, from the coding sequence ATGGGATTGATATTTTCATCGATATTTTCTCGGTTGTTCTCAAATAAAGAGGTCAGAATATTAATCTTAGGTTTAGACAATGCAGGAAAAACTACGATATTAAATAGATTACAACTAGGAGAAGTAATACAAACCATTCCTACTATTGGTTTTAATGTGGAGACAgttaattataaaaatttgaAATTACAAGTATGGGATTTAGGAGGACAATCATCCATTAGACCATATTGGAgatgttattataaaaatacgaatgcaattatttatgttattgATAGTTCAGATAGTGAAAGATTAAATAGTAcaaaatatgaaattaatatgatattaaaagaaatagaTTTAGAAGGTGTTCTCTTAGTTATTTTTGCTAATAAGCAAGATATACAAAATGCTCTTTCTATTGCTCAAATATCAAAAGATTTAAATTTAACATCAATAAGAGATAGACAATGGGCAATTTTTAGTACAAGTGCTACTAAAAATATTGGTATTACTGAGGCACTAGATTGGCTAGtcaataatattaaataa
- a CDS encoding hypothetical protein (conserved Plasmodium protein, unknown function): MIVKRKIGFPIISISRRYFSTSLIKAKIDILENYAKKNQLHKLRMDDLFEVFKLSKTDEDYKLSLHLLNVYYNFGRNLNTQQDVNLFFIFILRTNQLNEAKDLLKYFNGWLLCPPSNKYILLCMEEFFKKQKYYDVREIFSFVRENSQIKLDSSFYGITIKSMLMLKNHSIEEAIIIYNDSYNMSIYLTNEIHNFLLEHNLYYYHKARCKEETSENIRALEYYEGNIKNIIIRLINELMKNRRSVKMSSKSLSLFAWTHIYFDIKEIINKSNHTLMDVKECRSWLDIFKLSCLYNQIPECYCGPFSELFKDILIDMKEDKDAIKALEYVSIYFKEE, translated from the exons ATGATAGTCAAGAGAAAAATAGGTTTTCCCATTATATCCATAAGTCGTAGATA CTTTAGTACTTCTTTGATTAAAGCAAAAATAGATATCCTGGAAAATTATGCGAAAAAGAACCAGTTACACAAATTAAGAATGGATGACCTTTTTGAGGTTTTTAAATT ATCCAAGACAGATGAAGACTATAAGCTATCCTTACATTTATTGAATGTATACTACAATTTTGGGAGAAATTTAAATACACAGCAAGATgttaatttgttttttatttttattttaagaACAAATCAATTAAATGAAGCAAAAGAT cttttgaaatattttaatggATGGCTCCTATGTCCTCCTtctaataaatatatattactatgTATGGAAGAATTTTTTaagaaacaaaaatattatgatgtTAGGGAAATTTTTTCCTTCGTCAGAGAAAATag CCAAATTAAGTTGGATAGTTCATTTTATGgaataacaataaaatcAATGCTTATGTTGAAGAATCATTCCATTGAGGAAGCTATAATA atttataatgattcatataatatgtcTATATACTTAACAAATGAAATAcacaattttttattag agcataatttatattattatcataaagCGAGGTGTAAAGAGGAAACATCG gaGAATATTAGAGCATTGGAATATTATGAAGggaacataaaaaatattatc ATAAGACtaataaatgaattaatgaaaaatagGAGATCTGTAAAAATGTCCTCAAAAAGTTTAAGTTTATTTGCTTGGACTCACATTTATTTTGacataaaagaaattattaa TAAATCTAATCATACTTTGATGGATGTTAAGGAATGTAGAAGTTGGTTGGATATATTTAAGTTGTCTTGTTTATACAACCAAATACCAGAATg ttaTTGTGGTCCTTTTTCAGAGCTGTTcaaagatatattaatcGATATGAAGGAAGATAAGGATGCAATCAAG GCATTAGAATATGTtagtatttattttaaagaagaatga
- a CDS encoding hypothetical protein (conserved Plasmodium protein, unknown function), whose amino-acid sequence MNTCIAFHKKKKKLLIYPIHILNYVYNYNRLFCCHLVNLPLYKKRSHLKNEKDNLKRYKNYETHLKCLNYYFLTHTNTFYNIRKKFTTFINERQNHIENIKNNIQSNHKKENDILTNNIINNNNIYKNNSHKIHGLLNKQIAQIKNSTHTHPRSYNFDPCTKTKKIQVYYNCEMNDIIRKINYIKKFLSAGSPVDIFLIYNTDDHIKTTNIKMKKQTKISKNKISNIADEQQEEQHNHYDRQIFKNYESNKITKFLHTQKLNETKYSLHLYIKINFILNHIRNISIVDEIFRHIQNKNHIILIKAYPK is encoded by the coding sequence atGAACACTTGTATTGCTTtccataaaaaaaaaaaaaaattacttATTTATCCAATACACATATTGAActatgtatataattataacaGGCTGTTTTGTTGTCACCTTGTTAACTTACcgttatataaaaaaaggagccatttgaaaaatgaaaaggataatttaaaaagatataaaaattatgaaacACATTTAAAATGCctaaattattattttcttacTCATACGAACACATTTTAcaatataagaaaaaaatttacaacTTTTATTAATGAAAGACAAAACcatatagaaaatattaaaaataatatacaatcAAACCATAAGAAGGAAAATGACATCTTAactaataatattattaataataacaatatatataagaacaATTCACATAAAATACATGgtttattaaataaacaaatagcacaaattaaaaattcaACTCATACACATCCAAGAAGTTACAATTTTGATCCATGtacaaaaacaaaaaaaatccaagtttattataattgtgaaatgaatgatataattagaaaaataaattatattaaaaagttTTTATCAGCTGGATCACCTGTAGatatttttctaatataCAACACAGATGATCATATCAAAACTACaaacataaaaatgaaaaaacaaacaaaaataagtaaaaataaaatatctaATATTGCGGACGAACAACAAGAAGAACAACATAACCATTATGATAGacaaatttttaaaaattacGAATCCAACAAAATCACCAAATTTTTACACAcacaaaaattaaatgaaacaaaatattccttacatttatatatcaaaattaattttatattaaatcatATTAGAAATATATCAATAGTTGATGAAATCTTTAGACAcattcaaaataaaaatcatatcattttaataaaagcatatccaaaatga